A part of Tiliqua scincoides isolate rTilSci1 chromosome 13, rTilSci1.hap2, whole genome shotgun sequence genomic DNA contains:
- the LLGL1 gene encoding lethal(2) giant larvae protein homolog 1, with amino-acid sequence MQRLPGWALRSLHGGSSLPACPDPAARLPPPPAACKMMKFRFRRQGHDPQREKLKLDLFAFNKTVEHGFPNQPSSLAFDPKLRIMAIGTKSGAVKIYGAPGVEFTGLHKETATVTQIHFLPGQGRLLSLLDDNTLHLWEIYQRDGFSHLEETRSFVLPGRPGSPPSITRVTVILLTSTCDVACLGTEGGGIYFLELPGLILLEDQTLYQDEIMQSVPEDYRCGKTLGPVESLQGHSRDLTKMLIGYSRGLMVLWDKSKREASHLFLGNQQLESVGWERSGRTIVSSHSDGGYAVWPVTNSSPRTLQPATSTIPYGPFPCKAINKIVWLTCESGGHFIIFSGGMPRASYGDRHCVTILQGQTLVTLDFTSRVIDFFTVYNTEVEEEFDNPTALVVLVEEELVAIDLQTPGWPTIPAPYLAPLHSSAITCSYHISNVPLKLWERIISAGEQQSPRLFSVNWPINGGRNLAQEPTQRGLLLTGHEDGTVRFWDASGVSLKPLYKLSTANIFQTDCEHNDSLNQSCEEDWPPFRKVGCFDPYSDDPRLGIQKIALCKYTAKMVVAGTAGQVLVMELSDEKSEHMISIAVMDLLQDREGFTWKGHDRLAPKNGSIPFSPGFQPSALVQCMPPAAVTAVTLHSEWNLVAFGTSHGFGLYDYYRRNAVLARCTLHPNDSLAMEGPLSRVKSLKKSLRQSFRRIRKSRVSGKKRVNASSPSSKVQEANAHLAEQAGPHEVEMTPVQRRIEPRSADDSLSGVVRCLYFADTFLRDAAHHGPTMWAGTNSGSVFAYALEVPSQDKFSERSVEAVLGKEIQLMHRAPVVSIAVLDGRGNPLPEPYEVSRDLAKAPDMQGSHAVLIASEEQFKVFTLPKVSAKTKFKLTAHEGCRVRKVALVNFASAACEDYTENCLACLTNLGDIHVFTVPGLRPQVHYDCIRKEDISGIASCVFTKHGQGFYLISPSEFERFSLSTRNITEPLCLLDTSRIHDATCLGNNVRTPKLSRANGTHAFKGSEANHSPACNDRSPDELQASFSPTPIDSPSNSIDTPLDSTGEITAEEVKEYLMPSEEAERNLRNMSEDEARSPGILIK; translated from the exons ATATGGCGCTCCTGGTGTGGAGTTTACAGGTTTGCACAAGGAAACTGCCACAGTCACGCAGATCCATTTCCTACCTGGACAG GGTCGACTATTGTCCCTCCTGGATGACAACACTTTGCACTTGTGGGAGATCTACCAGAGAGATGGCTTCTCCCACTTGGAGGAGACCCGCAGCTTTGTGCTCCCCGGACGTCCAGG CTCTCCTCCCAGCATCACCCGGGTGACAGTGATTCTGCTGACTTCGACCTGCGACGTGGCTTGTCTTGGGACGGAGGGGGGTGGAATCTACTTTCTGGAACTCCCTGGCTTGATTCTGCTGGAGGATCAAACTTTGTACCAAGACGAGATCATGCAGAG CGTGCCAGAAGACTACCGGTGTGGGAAGACTCTTGGGCCGGTGGAGTCTCTGCAAGGCCACTCTCGAGATTTGACCAAAATGCTGATTGGGTACAGCAGAGGCCTGATGGTTTTGTGGGACAAGAGCAAGAGAGAAGCCAGCCATCTCTTCCTGGGCAACCAG CAGCTGGAAAGTGTTGGCTGGGAGAGAAGTGGCCGGACAATTGTGAGCTCTCACAGCGATGGAGGCTACGCAGTGTGGCCGGTGACGAACAGCTCCCCGAGGACGCTGCAGCCTGCCACCTCCACAATCCCTTATG GTCCATTTCCATGCAAAGCTATTAACAAGATCGTGTGGCTGACCTGCGAATCGGG GGGTCACTTCATCATTTTCAGCGGTGGGATGCCCCGGGCTAGCTACGGAGACCGGCACTGTGTCACCATCTTGCAGGGACAGACTCTGGTCACCTTGGACTTCACGTCCCGCGTGATCGACTTCTTCACGGTGTACAACACAGAGGTAGAGGAGG AATTTGACAACCCAACGGCTTTGGTGGTCCTGGTGGAGGAGGAGCTGGTGGCGATTGACCTGCAGACGCCTGGCTGGCCCACGATTCCCGCCCCCTATCTGGCCCCACTCCATTCCTCCGCCATCACCTGCTCGTACCACATCTCCAACGTGCCCCTCAAGCTGTGGGAGAGGATCATCAGTGCcggggagcagcagagcccccgcCTCTTCTCCGTG AACTGGCCCATCAATGGAGGGAGGAATCTGGCACAGGAACCCACCCAGAGGGGCCTCCTCTTGACAGG ccacgaGGACGGCACTGTCCGGTTCTGGGATGCTTCCGGAGTATCCCTCAAGCCCCTGTACAAACTGAGCACGGCCAACATTTTCCAGACTGACTGCGAGCATAATGACAGCCTGAACCAGTCCTGCGAGGAAGACTGGCCTCCGTTCCGGAAG GTTGGCTGCTTCGACCCCTACAGCGATGACCCCAGACTGGGAATCCAGAAGATCGCTCTTTGCAAATACACCGCTAAGATGGTAGTGGCTGGGACAGCAGGGCAG GTGCTGGTGATGGAGCTCAGCGATGAGAAGTCGGAGCACATGATCAGCATCGCGGTAATGGACCTCCTCCAGGACCGCGAGGGCTTCACCTGGAAGGGCCACGACCGGCTGGCCCCCAAGAACGGCTCCATCCCCTTCTCCCCCGGCTTCCAGCCCAGCGCTctggtgcagtgcatgccccccgCGGCCGTCACGGCCGTGACGTTGCACTCGGAGTGGAACCTGGTCGCTTTTGGGACCAGCCACGGTTTCGGGCTGTACGACTACTACAGAAGGAACGCTGTGCTGGCCAG GTGCACCTTGCACCCCAACGACTCCCTGGCCATGGAGGGGCCGCTCTCCCGGGTGAAGTCCCTGAAGAAGTCACTACGTCAGTCTTTCCGCAGAATCCGCAAGAGCAGGGTGTCTGGCAAAAAGAGGGTCAATGCCAGCAGCCCCTCGAGCAAG gtgcAGGAGGCAAACGCCCATCTGGCCGAGCAGGCTGGCCCCCACGAAGTGGAGATGACCCCCGTGCAGCGGCGGATCGAACCCCGGTCGGCAGACGACTCTCTCTCGGGGGTTGTGCGCTGCCTCTACTTCGCCGATACTTTCCTCCGAGATG ctgcacaTCATGGGCCCACCATGTGGGCCGGCACAAATTCTGGCTCAGTGTTTGCCTACGCCCTGGAGGTCCCGTCCCAGGATAAGTTTTCGGAGCGCTCCGTGGAGGCGGTCCTGGGCAAGGAGATCCAGCTCATGCACAGGGCACCGGTGGTGTCTATCGCCGTACTAGATGGCCGGGGCAACCCTTTGCCGGAGCCCTACGAGGTCTCGCGGGACTTGGCCAAAGCACCTGACATGCAGGGGAGCCACGCGGTACTCATCGCCTCAGAGGAGCAGTTCAAG GTCTTCACGCTGCCGAAGGTCAGTGCCAAAACCAAGTTCAAGCTGACAGCCCACGAGGGCTGCCGGGTCCGGAAGGTGGCGCTGGTGAACTTCGCCAGTGCGGCTTGTGAGGACTACACGGAAAACTGTCTCGCGTGCCTGACCAACCTGGGGGACATCCACGTCTTCACGGTCCCGGGCCTGCGGCCACAGGTGCACTACGACTGCATTCGCAAGGAGGACATCAGCGGCATCGCCTCCTGTGTGTTCACCAAACATGGGCAAG gcTTCTATCTGATCTCTCCCTCGGAATTTGAGCGGTTCTCCCTGAGCACCAGAAACATCACAGAACCCCTGTGTTTGCTGGACACCAGCCGCATCCATGACGCCACCTGCCTTGG GAACAACGTCAGAACTCCGAAACTCAGCCGGGCCAACGGAACGCATGCCTTTAAAGGATCGGAGGCCAACCATTCCCCCGCGTGCAACGATC GGTCCCCTGATGAGCTGCAGGCCTCCTTCTCCCCAACTCCAATTGACTCTCCCAGTAATAGCATAGATACCCCACTGGATTCCACTGGAGAGATCACGGCTGAAGAAGTGAAGGAGTACTTGAT GCCCTCAGAGGAAGCTGAGCGAAACCTGAGGAACATGAGTGAGGACGAGGCTCGATCCCCAGGGATCCTAATTAAATGA